The Solea solea chromosome 19, fSolSol10.1, whole genome shotgun sequence genome has a window encoding:
- the LOC131446082 gene encoding lysosome membrane protein 2-like isoform X2: MTRRSCAIYAVGLTCALLLVTGIALFAAQTFRNIMHNRLKKEIVLVEGSRVFESWKTPPPPVYMEFFFFNLTNVNEFLQGAKMEVKQVGPYTYREYRYKENVSMVENDTMVSAYNTKSFVFLRERSVGDPAVDNITTVDIPAWAVMNKAKGSFLKSMMVNALGVDLFSTHTVHDLLWGYEDRLLTSLSATSSDVEKVFGLMHKKNGSNDGEFIYHTGQQDYMDYGRVKTWKGQSKLTFWTSDQSNSINGSDGSAFHPLLNKDERIYIFTPDLCRSIYMEFEKDVEVKGIPAYRFTPPRSVLASKEENPANEGFCVSPKECLGTGLLKVSPCRKGAPVVASFPHFYLAEDKYVEAIQGLSPQREHHQTYLDLNPTTGVIVRANKRAQINVLVQKLSGFPKTRGLKDTIIPVMFINESVVIDDASAARVQKLLLISNLVSNFPLIIVGLGVILLLVLVILLVRAHREKTSAEEDTSYSPVNDKEKDEPQNGTFIGLADKADPVA, encoded by the exons GAGATCGTTCTAGTTGAGGGCAGCCGTGTGTTTGAGTCATGGAaaacccctccccctcccgtgTACAtggagttcttcttcttcaatttGACCAATGTGAACGAGTTCCTTCAGGGAGCCAAGATGGAGGTCAAGCAGGTTGGACCCTACACATACAG GGAGTACAGGTACAAGGAGAATGTGAGCATGGTGGAAAATGACACAATGGTGTCTGCGTACAATACCAAAAGCTTTGTGTTCCTGAGAGAGAGGTCAGTGGGTGATCCAGCTGTGGATAACATCACCACTGTCGACATCCCTGCATGG GCCGTCATGAACAAAGCGAAAGGCAGCTTCTTGAAGTCCATGATGGTGAATGCTTTAGGGGTTGACCTCTTCTCCACTCACACTGTGCATGATTTGCTCTGGGGCTACGAAGATCGCCTGCTGACCAGCCTCTCTGCCACCTCATCTGACGTGGAGAAGGTCTTTGGCCTCATGCACAAG AAAAATGGAAGCAATGATGGGGAATTTATCTACCACACTGGGCAGCAGGACTACATGGACTATGGGCGGGTCAAGAcgtggaaaggtcaaag CAAGctgacattttggacgtctgACCAAAGCAACAGCATCAATGGATCCGATGGAAGTGCTTTCCATCCTCTGCTGAACAAGGACGAGCGCATTTACATCTTCACCCCAGACCTGTGCAG GTCGATTTATATGGAGTTTGAGAAAGACGTGGAGGTGAAGGGAATCCCAGCCTACCGCTTCACACCGCCTCGCTCCGTTTTGGCCAGCAAAGAGGAGAATCCAGCCAATGAGGGTTTCTGTGTCAGCCCGAAAGAGTGCCTGGGAACCGGCCTTCTCAAAGTCAGCCCCTGTCGGAAAG GCGCACCAGTGGTCGCCTCCTTCCCTCATTTCTACCTGGCAGAGGATAAATATGTGGAAGCCATTCAGGGACTGTCCCCACAAAGAGAGCACCACCAAACGTACCTCGACCTTAACCCA ACCACAGGCGTGATCGTACGTGCAAACAAGAGAGCACAGATAAACGTACTGGTTCAAAAACTTTCTGGATTCCC GAAAACAAGAGGCCTGAAGGACACAATAATCCCAGTTATGTTCATCAATGAG AGTGTGGTGATCGACGATGCGTCTGCAGCACGAGTACAGAAGCTGCTTCTGATTTCCAATCTAGTGTCCAACTTCCCGCTCATCATTGTGGGATTGGGCGTCATCCTGCTCTTGGTCCTCGTCATCCTTCTGGTGCGGGCCCACAGAGAGAAG ACGTCTGCTGAAGAGGACACCTCGTACTCTCCAGTCAACGACAAGGAAAAGGATGAGCCGCAAAATGGAACCTTTATTGGTTTGGCGGATAAAGCCGACCCTGTCGCTTGA
- the LOC131446082 gene encoding lysosome membrane protein 2-like isoform X1, translated as MTRRSCAIYAVGLTCALLLVTGIALFAAQTFRNIMHNRLKKEIVLVEGSRVFESWKTPPPPVYMEFFFFNLTNVNEFLQGAKMEVKQVGPYTYREYRYKENVSMVENDTMVSAYNTKSFVFLRERSVGDPAVDNITTVDIPAWAVMNKAKGSFLKSMMVNALGVDLFSTHTVHDLLWGYEDRLLTSLSATSSDVEKVFGLMHKKNGSNDGEFIYHTGQQDYMDYGRVKTWKGQSKLTFWTSDQSNSINGSDGSAFHPLLNKDERIYIFTPDLCRSIYMEFEKDVEVKGIPAYRFTPPRSVLASKEENPANEGFCVSPKECLGTGLLKVSPCRKGAPVVASFPHFYLAEDKYVEAIQGLSPQREHHQTYLDLNPTTGVIVRANKRAQINVLVQKLSGFPKTRGLKDTIIPVMFINESVVIDDASAARVQKLLLISNLVSNFPLIIVGLGVILLLVLVILLVRAHREKSEVKRIVFSKSHHATSAEEDTSYSPVNDKEKDEPQNGTFIGLADKADPVA; from the exons GAGATCGTTCTAGTTGAGGGCAGCCGTGTGTTTGAGTCATGGAaaacccctccccctcccgtgTACAtggagttcttcttcttcaatttGACCAATGTGAACGAGTTCCTTCAGGGAGCCAAGATGGAGGTCAAGCAGGTTGGACCCTACACATACAG GGAGTACAGGTACAAGGAGAATGTGAGCATGGTGGAAAATGACACAATGGTGTCTGCGTACAATACCAAAAGCTTTGTGTTCCTGAGAGAGAGGTCAGTGGGTGATCCAGCTGTGGATAACATCACCACTGTCGACATCCCTGCATGG GCCGTCATGAACAAAGCGAAAGGCAGCTTCTTGAAGTCCATGATGGTGAATGCTTTAGGGGTTGACCTCTTCTCCACTCACACTGTGCATGATTTGCTCTGGGGCTACGAAGATCGCCTGCTGACCAGCCTCTCTGCCACCTCATCTGACGTGGAGAAGGTCTTTGGCCTCATGCACAAG AAAAATGGAAGCAATGATGGGGAATTTATCTACCACACTGGGCAGCAGGACTACATGGACTATGGGCGGGTCAAGAcgtggaaaggtcaaag CAAGctgacattttggacgtctgACCAAAGCAACAGCATCAATGGATCCGATGGAAGTGCTTTCCATCCTCTGCTGAACAAGGACGAGCGCATTTACATCTTCACCCCAGACCTGTGCAG GTCGATTTATATGGAGTTTGAGAAAGACGTGGAGGTGAAGGGAATCCCAGCCTACCGCTTCACACCGCCTCGCTCCGTTTTGGCCAGCAAAGAGGAGAATCCAGCCAATGAGGGTTTCTGTGTCAGCCCGAAAGAGTGCCTGGGAACCGGCCTTCTCAAAGTCAGCCCCTGTCGGAAAG GCGCACCAGTGGTCGCCTCCTTCCCTCATTTCTACCTGGCAGAGGATAAATATGTGGAAGCCATTCAGGGACTGTCCCCACAAAGAGAGCACCACCAAACGTACCTCGACCTTAACCCA ACCACAGGCGTGATCGTACGTGCAAACAAGAGAGCACAGATAAACGTACTGGTTCAAAAACTTTCTGGATTCCC GAAAACAAGAGGCCTGAAGGACACAATAATCCCAGTTATGTTCATCAATGAG AGTGTGGTGATCGACGATGCGTCTGCAGCACGAGTACAGAAGCTGCTTCTGATTTCCAATCTAGTGTCCAACTTCCCGCTCATCATTGTGGGATTGGGCGTCATCCTGCTCTTGGTCCTCGTCATCCTTCTGGTGCGGGCCCACAGAGAGAAG AGCGAAGTTAAGCGCATTGTGTTTTCCAAGTCTCACCACGct ACGTCTGCTGAAGAGGACACCTCGTACTCTCCAGTCAACGACAAGGAAAAGGATGAGCCGCAAAATGGAACCTTTATTGGTTTGGCGGATAAAGCCGACCCTGTCGCTTGA